Part of the Flavobacterium sp. MDT1-60 genome, TTTGAATATCATGATAAAATGTTGCTAAAAAGGAATTATGCTGAAAAAGGAATTCGTGTAGTACCAAACGCTGTTGCACGCTACGGAGCTTATATTTCAAGCGGTGTTATCTTGATGCCAAGTTATGTAAATATTGGTGCTTATGTTGACGAAGGTACTATGGTTGACACTTGGGCAACTGTTGGAAGCTGTGCTCAAATTGGTAAAAACGTTCACTTAAGTGGTGGAGTTGGAATTGGTGGAGTTTTAGAGCCTTTACAAGCCGCTCCGGTTATCATTGAAGATGGTGCTTTTATTGGTTCTCGCTGTATTGTTGTAGAGGGTGTTCACGTTGGTAAAGAAGCTGTTCTTGGTGCTAACGTTTGTTTAACTGCTTCAACAAAAATCATCGATGTTACTGGTGATGAACCTGTTGAAATGAAAGGTTTTGTTCCTGCACGTTCAGTTGTGATTCCGGGAAGTTATACTAAAAAATTCGCTGCTGGTGAATTCCAGGTTCCATGTGCCTTGATTATTGGTACTCGTAAACCATCTACAGATTTAAAAACGTCATTAAATAATGCACTTCGTGAATACGACGTTGCAGTATAAATTTTAAAAAATCTAATAGCTAAAATTCCAAATTCCAATCATTATCAATTGGAATTTGGAATTTTTTATTTGGAATTTTCCTTCTGAAGTTTTAAAAGCTTAGCATATTTCATATAAGAGAAGAAACTTTGAATCATTGCAATTGATAAACCATCGATGCCATTAAAGATTCCTTTCTTAAAAAAGTAACAGCGAATGAAAGATACGGTTCCGTTTAAAACTGGTTTAAAAGCATTTATTCTTTTTCCCTGATCGTATAATTGTTGCGCATGCCAGCCAGAATATTGGTTCTTCTTTGCAATTATCTGATCTAAAGAATCCCAACCGTAATGTAAAATGTGTACGGCTACTTTCTTTTCATTTTGAGTAATTATCTTTTGATGTACAATTGAGTCTGAAGGCCTTGCCGTTTGTTTATTAAAAAAACGAACTTTATGATCCGGGTACCATCCTGAAAAATCAATAAGTTTATCTGCCAGAAAGTTCTTTACCCTAAAACTAAAAGCGTCATGATTCCCTTCCAGATATTTTTTGTTTACTATAAATTCTTTAGCATCTTTATCCAGAAATTCATCTGCATCAAGGTTAAGAATCCAATCGTTTTTACAATACGGAAGACCATGAGTACGTTGTGGTCCATCTCCTAAAAAGGCCTGCTGGATAACAATTGCACCTTTTTCTCTTGCAATTTCAACAGTACGATCTTTACTAAATGAATCTACAACAATTACTTCATCACAAACTTTTAATAAAGCATCAATGCATTTTCCTATATTTTTTTCTTCATTGAAAGTAATAACCAGACCACTAATTTCCATTGCAAATTTTAATTTATTAGCCACAAAAATATAACTTTTTTAATTTAGTTTACTCTTATTCTGCTTATACGATTGCGCACTTCATAAAATAGTTTGTAATTTAGCCCTCAAATTGAATTGTAAATAAATGAGAATATTAGTCATTCAGCAAAAGAGAATTGGAGACGTATTAACCAGTACCATAATTTGTAATAACTTAAAAACAAAGTTTCCTGACTCGGTGATAGATTATATGTGCTATCCTAACTCTATTGATGTATTAAAAGAAAACCCAAATATTGATAATATAATTCCTTTAACCAATAAGGTACGAAAATCAATCCCTTCTTTATTTAAATTTATTTTTGAGATTCGAAGCAAAAAATACAATGCTGTTATTGATGTCTACTCGAAATTAGAGACTAATCTGATTACCTTATTTTCAGGAGCAAAATACAAAGTTTCGTATCACAAATGGTATACTAAAATATTTTACAATTATACTTACGAACGTTTTGATGCAATTGAATCAGAACACGGACTAGCGATTGAGAATAGATTATTACTTTTAAAACCATTCATTTCAGAAAAAATTACAGATGTAAAGCCAAAAATATTCTTAAAAGAATCTGAAATTACTGAAGCTCAAAACCTTCTTAAAAGCTATAACAT contains:
- a CDS encoding 2,3,4,5-tetrahydropyridine-2,6-dicarboxylate N-succinyltransferase; protein product: MNSLQTIIEQAWENRALLQETTTTDAIREVIELVDAGKLRCAEPVGDKWQVNEWVKKAVVMYFPIQKMETWESGIFEYHDKMLLKRNYAEKGIRVVPNAVARYGAYISSGVILMPSYVNIGAYVDEGTMVDTWATVGSCAQIGKNVHLSGGVGIGGVLEPLQAAPVIIEDGAFIGSRCIVVEGVHVGKEAVLGANVCLTASTKIIDVTGDEPVEMKGFVPARSVVIPGSYTKKFAAGEFQVPCALIIGTRKPSTDLKTSLNNALREYDVAV
- a CDS encoding glycosyltransferase family 2 protein, yielding MEISGLVITFNEEKNIGKCIDALLKVCDEVIVVDSFSKDRTVEIAREKGAIVIQQAFLGDGPQRTHGLPYCKNDWILNLDADEFLDKDAKEFIVNKKYLEGNHDAFSFRVKNFLADKLIDFSGWYPDHKVRFFNKQTARPSDSIVHQKIITQNEKKVAVHILHYGWDSLDQIIAKKNQYSGWHAQQLYDQGKRINAFKPVLNGTVSFIRCYFFKKGIFNGIDGLSIAMIQSFFSYMKYAKLLKLQKENSK